A stretch of the Myxococcales bacterium genome encodes the following:
- a CDS encoding prolipoprotein diacylglyceryl transferase — MTAGLTQLIAVVGRSPVPVWPFLQCAAMVGAGAWFWRRSRAPELRRLRAPLVAGFVGAGVGARVLTTALELPSRVHAGHGLHALTEGGQMAYGALLGLVLVYLLVARRRGFTTGASLDVLAPTVGILVGLARLGCLFGGCDFGRVTSRFAGVRYPAGSPAFQQHLAASLVLASDRTSLAVHPTQLYEALLGALMAGAALMAERRARRDGGGFAAASATYAAGRFGIELLRGDDSRGFLWSLSTSQWLSVGVLAAVVAWALCETQSGVIARS; from the coding sequence ATGACGGCCGGGCTCACGCAGCTGATCGCGGTCGTGGGGCGCTCCCCCGTGCCGGTGTGGCCGTTCCTCCAGTGCGCGGCGATGGTGGGGGCAGGCGCGTGGTTCTGGCGCCGCTCGCGCGCCCCGGAGCTCCGCCGCCTGCGCGCTCCGCTCGTCGCGGGGTTCGTCGGCGCGGGGGTCGGCGCGCGTGTGCTCACGACCGCGCTCGAGTTGCCATCGCGCGTCCACGCCGGTCACGGCCTCCACGCGCTGACCGAGGGTGGTCAGATGGCCTACGGCGCGCTCCTTGGCCTCGTCCTCGTGTATCTGCTCGTAGCGCGACGGCGAGGCTTCACGACCGGCGCCTCGCTCGACGTGCTCGCGCCGACGGTCGGCATCCTGGTCGGCCTCGCGCGGCTCGGCTGCCTCTTCGGCGGGTGCGACTTCGGCCGCGTCACCTCGAGGTTCGCGGGCGTGCGGTATCCCGCAGGGAGCCCGGCGTTCCAGCAGCACCTCGCCGCGAGCCTCGTGCTCGCCAGCGATCGGACCTCGCTCGCCGTCCACCCGACGCAGCTCTACGAGGCCCTCCTCGGCGCGCTGATGGCGGGGGCAGCGCTCATGGCGGAACGTCGCGCGCGCCGAGACGGGGGCGGCTTTGCCGCGGCCTCGGCGACCTACGCCGCCGGCAGATTCGGGATCGAGCTGCTGCGCGGCGATGACTCGCGCGGCTTCTTGTGGAGCCTGTCGACCTCGCAGTGGCTGAGCGTGGGGGTACTGGCCGCGGTCGTCGCGTGGGCGCTCTGCGAGACGCAAAGCGGCGTGATCGCACGCAGTTGA